In Mustelus asterias chromosome 17, sMusAst1.hap1.1, whole genome shotgun sequence, the following are encoded in one genomic region:
- the tmprss3a gene encoding transmembrane protease serine 3 produces the protein MVISLSTECNSGKVTSLKCLECGSRPRYSSRIVGGNLSVAGQWPWQASLHLDGHHLCGGSIIASQWIATAAHCVVKFLFIASWKIYVGIVKQPLTESSSYIVEKIIHHKKYKERSYDYDIALIKLERPLTFNDWIQPICLPNSGQDFGEGKPCWISGWGLTDGGADEISFNLMEAQVPLISNHVCSRPEVYYKRISSRMICAGYLQGGIDSCQGDSGGPLACDENSTWKLVGITSWGAGCANRNKPGVYARVTEYLEWIHEQMEKEELNG, from the exons AGTGTGGCTCGCGGCCCAGATATTCGTCTCGAATTGTTGGTGGGAATCTCTCGGTGGCTGGCCAGTGGCCATGGCAGGCAAGTCTTCACCTGGATGGACATCACCTCTGTGGAGGATCTATCATCGCCTCACAGTGGATCGCAACCGCTGCACACTGCGTTGTTAA GTTTTTATTTATCGCCTCGTGGAAAATCTACGTTGGAATTGTGAAACAACCTCTGACTGAAAGTTCTTCCTACATTGTGGAGAAGATCATACACCACAAGAAATACAAAGAACGGAGCTACGATTACGACATTGCACTCATAAAACTGGAGAGGCCACTGACGTTTAACG ATTGGATTCAGCCGATCTGCCTTCCCAATTCAGGGCAGGACTTTGGGGAAGGTAAACCCTGCTGGATTTCAGGATGGGGTCTGACCGATGGAGGAG CAGATGAAATTTCTTTTAACCTGATGGAGGCCCAGGTTCCGCTCATATCCAATCACGTGTGCAGCCGCCCTGAAGTTTACTACAAGAGGATAAGCTCCAGAATGATTTGCGCTGGGTACCTTCAGGGAGGTATCGATTCCTGTCAG ggagacagtggAGGTCCCCTCGCCTGCGATGAGAACAGTACGTGGAAATTAGTTGGAATTACAAGCTGGGGAGCGGGCTGTGCAAATCGGAACAAACCCGGAGTGTACGCCAGGGTCACCGAATATCTAGAGTGGATCCATGAACAAATGGAG AAAGAAGAATTAAATGGCTGA